A single region of the Strigops habroptila isolate Jane chromosome 3, bStrHab1.2.pri, whole genome shotgun sequence genome encodes:
- the ELK3 gene encoding ETS domain-containing protein Elk-3 isoform X1: MESAITLWQFLLQLLLDQKHEHLICWTSNDGEFKLLKAEEVAKLWGLRKNKTNMNYDKLSRALRYYYDKNIIKKVIGQKFVYKFVSFPEILKMDPHAVEISRESLLLQDSDCKMPSESRDQHKHSLSALKSTSRNEYIHSGLYSSFTINSLQNQPDPYKPIKTEKLEEKSEGNTPVEEVRTVIRFVTNKTDKQVMRPMVSLPSTSETAAASAFLSSSVSAKISSLMLPNSASISSPSSSSSRSPSLSPTSPLPADHRSLFLDSSCHDSDSLEPLNLSSGSKAKSPSLPPKAKKPKGLEISAPPMVLSSTDIGSIALNSPALPSGSLTPAFFTAQTPNGLLLTPSPLLSSIHFWSSLSPVAPLSPARLQGPNTLFQFPTLLNGHIPVPLPSLDGASSPVLLSPSAQKS, translated from the exons ATGGAGAGTGCAATCACACTGTGGCAGTTCCTTTTGCAGTTGCTGCTAGACCAGAAACATGAGCACCTGATTTGCTGGACGTCTAATGATGGCGAATTCAAGCTACTCAAGGCAGAAGAAGTGGCTAAGCTGTGGGGactcagaaaaaacaaaactaatatGAATTATGACAAGCTGAGCCGAGCGCTCAGATACTATTATGACAAG aACATCATCAAGAAAGTGATTGGACAAAAATTTGTGTACAAGTTTGTCTCCTTtcctgagattttaaaaatggatcCACATGCTGTGGAAATCAGCAGAGAGAGCCTTTTGCTGCAGGACAGCGACTGTAAGATGCCTTCCGAGAGCAGGGATCAGCACAAACACAGCTTGTCAGCACTGAAAAGCACAAGCCGTAATGAATATATCCACTCTGGCCTGTACTCCTCTTTCACTATCAACTCTCTGCAGAACCAGCCAGACCCTTACAAGccaatcaaaacagaaaaactggaGGAGAAGTCAGAAGGAAACACACCAGTGGAAGAAGTTCGGACTGTCATCAGATTTGTgacaaacaaaacagacaaacaagTTATGAGGCCCATGGTGTCATTGCCTTCCacttctgaaacagcagctgcctctgcttttctcagctCGTCAGTATCAGCTAAAATATCTTCCTTAATGCTACCCAACAGTGCCAGCATTTCATCTCCATCGTCATCTTCCTCCCGGTCACCATCTCTGTCTCCCACCTCACCTCTCCCTGCAGATCACAGGAGCCTCTTCCTTGATTCCAGTTGCCACGACTCAGATTCTCTTGAGCCTCTGAACCTCTCCTCAGGCTCCAAGGCAAAATCTCCATCTCTTCCCCCAAAGgctaaaaaacccaaaggctTGGAAATCTCCGCCCCACCTATGGTCCTCTCCAGCACCGACATTGGTTCCATCGCCCTCAACAGCCCCGCACTTCCTTCAGGATCCCTGACTCCagctttcttcactgcacag ACCCCAAATGGATTATTGCTGACCCCGAGCCCGCTGCTGTCTAGCATTCATTTCTGGAGCAGCCTCAGTCCTGTTGCTCCTCTGAGtcctgccaggctgcagggacCAAACACTCTGTTCCAG TTTCCAACTCTGCTAAATGGTCACATACCAGTGCCGCTCCCCAGCCTGGACGGAGCCTCTTCTCCAGTACTGCTTTCTCCAAGCGCCCAGAAATCCTGA
- the ELK3 gene encoding ETS domain-containing protein Elk-3 isoform X2 produces METECLLVSEQRIQAEPKYTVTEQTLLKNKNIIKKVIGQKFVYKFVSFPEILKMDPHAVEISRESLLLQDSDCKMPSESRDQHKHSLSALKSTSRNEYIHSGLYSSFTINSLQNQPDPYKPIKTEKLEEKSEGNTPVEEVRTVIRFVTNKTDKQVMRPMVSLPSTSETAAASAFLSSSVSAKISSLMLPNSASISSPSSSSSRSPSLSPTSPLPADHRSLFLDSSCHDSDSLEPLNLSSGSKAKSPSLPPKAKKPKGLEISAPPMVLSSTDIGSIALNSPALPSGSLTPAFFTAQTPNGLLLTPSPLLSSIHFWSSLSPVAPLSPARLQGPNTLFQFPTLLNGHIPVPLPSLDGASSPVLLSPSAQKS; encoded by the exons ATGGAGACAGAGTGCCTGCTGGTGAGTGAACAGCGTATCCAGGCAGAGCCCAAATACACAGTGACTGAACAGACATTGCTTAAAAACAAG aACATCATCAAGAAAGTGATTGGACAAAAATTTGTGTACAAGTTTGTCTCCTTtcctgagattttaaaaatggatcCACATGCTGTGGAAATCAGCAGAGAGAGCCTTTTGCTGCAGGACAGCGACTGTAAGATGCCTTCCGAGAGCAGGGATCAGCACAAACACAGCTTGTCAGCACTGAAAAGCACAAGCCGTAATGAATATATCCACTCTGGCCTGTACTCCTCTTTCACTATCAACTCTCTGCAGAACCAGCCAGACCCTTACAAGccaatcaaaacagaaaaactggaGGAGAAGTCAGAAGGAAACACACCAGTGGAAGAAGTTCGGACTGTCATCAGATTTGTgacaaacaaaacagacaaacaagTTATGAGGCCCATGGTGTCATTGCCTTCCacttctgaaacagcagctgcctctgcttttctcagctCGTCAGTATCAGCTAAAATATCTTCCTTAATGCTACCCAACAGTGCCAGCATTTCATCTCCATCGTCATCTTCCTCCCGGTCACCATCTCTGTCTCCCACCTCACCTCTCCCTGCAGATCACAGGAGCCTCTTCCTTGATTCCAGTTGCCACGACTCAGATTCTCTTGAGCCTCTGAACCTCTCCTCAGGCTCCAAGGCAAAATCTCCATCTCTTCCCCCAAAGgctaaaaaacccaaaggctTGGAAATCTCCGCCCCACCTATGGTCCTCTCCAGCACCGACATTGGTTCCATCGCCCTCAACAGCCCCGCACTTCCTTCAGGATCCCTGACTCCagctttcttcactgcacag ACCCCAAATGGATTATTGCTGACCCCGAGCCCGCTGCTGTCTAGCATTCATTTCTGGAGCAGCCTCAGTCCTGTTGCTCCTCTGAGtcctgccaggctgcagggacCAAACACTCTGTTCCAG TTTCCAACTCTGCTAAATGGTCACATACCAGTGCCGCTCCCCAGCCTGGACGGAGCCTCTTCTCCAGTACTGCTTTCTCCAAGCGCCCAGAAATCCTGA